One Streptomyces sp. NBC_00102 DNA segment encodes these proteins:
- a CDS encoding spermidine synthase, with protein sequence MPVSPSPRLHADPTALAPVTLDRRDGPFGEVVLRERGEHFEIIANGCFLMDTSDGRSERLLIDAALAALPPARPAPSVLIGGLGVGFSLVRAATRERWGRIIVVEREPAIVEWHLRGPLDRISGGALADPRTSILRTDLVEHLRTTTERYDALCLDIDNGPEWTVTDDNGSLYSPSGLALCRERLTPGGVLAIWSAQPSESFEQALQSAGFEGVRTEEVSVARGVPDVVHLALRNS encoded by the coding sequence ATGCCCGTCAGCCCTTCCCCCCGCCTTCACGCCGACCCCACCGCCCTCGCCCCCGTCACCCTCGACCGCCGCGACGGCCCCTTCGGCGAGGTGGTGCTGCGCGAGCGGGGCGAGCACTTCGAGATCATCGCCAACGGATGCTTCCTCATGGACACCTCGGACGGCCGGTCAGAGCGGCTGCTGATCGACGCGGCGCTCGCGGCGCTGCCGCCGGCGCGCCCGGCCCCCTCGGTGCTCATCGGCGGGCTGGGGGTGGGCTTCTCACTGGTCCGGGCCGCGACACGGGAGCGCTGGGGCCGGATCATCGTGGTCGAGCGGGAACCGGCGATCGTGGAGTGGCATCTGCGGGGTCCGCTGGACCGGATTTCGGGCGGCGCCCTGGCCGACCCCAGGACCTCGATCCTCCGCACCGACCTGGTCGAGCACCTCCGTACGACTACGGAGCGTTATGACGCACTGTGTCTGGACATCGACAACGGTCCGGAGTGGACCGTGACCGACGACAACGGAAGCCTTTATTCCCCTTCCGGCCTCGCCCTCTGCCGGGAACGACTGACTCCGGGGGGCGTTCTCGCCATCTGGTCCGCACAACCGTCCGAATCGTTCGAACAGGCTCTGCAAAGTGCCGGATTCGAGGGGGTACGGACCGAAGAGGTGTCCGTTGCCCGAGGTGTGCCCGACGTGGTTCATCTCGCACTTCGGAACTCCTGA
- a CDS encoding helix-turn-helix domain-containing protein, whose product MTEATDLAARAGDRDPRVGLRAVAALRRLLEQLEAVQVRSARAKGWSWQEIAAELGVSRQAVHKKYGRN is encoded by the coding sequence ATGACCGAAGCAACGGACCTGGCCGCACGTGCCGGGGATCGCGACCCGCGCGTCGGGCTGCGGGCCGTCGCCGCGCTGCGGCGGCTGCTGGAGCAGCTCGAAGCCGTACAAGTGAGAAGTGCCCGCGCCAAGGGCTGGTCGTGGCAGGAGATCGCGGCCGAACTCGGCGTCAGCAGGCAGGCCGTGCACAAGAAGTACGGGAGGAACTGA
- a CDS encoding ATP-binding protein yields MTRSGPGLRPFSIKAKLGTLVVVSVFITTGLLVVALRTRTEFQFITVFSVIATLLITQFVAHGLTAPLDEMRAVARSISHGDYTGRVSGAGRRDELGDLAQTINRMADDLEAVDRHRKALVANVSHELRTPIAALRAVLENVVDGVSAADPETMRTALRQTERLGRLVETLLDLSRLDNGVVPLKAGRFEVWPYLSGVLKEANLAASRRRLSSGSGNHSRTDVHLHLDVSPADMTAYADTERLHQVVANLIDNAVKHSPPHGRVTVLARRGPQPESLELEVIDEGPGIPEAERHRVFERFNRGQNPSPHGPGSDGGTGLGLAIAHWAVDLHGGRIRVAESTQGCRIQITLPGMSPARS; encoded by the coding sequence ATGACCCGTTCCGGGCCCGGCCTGCGCCCGTTCTCGATCAAAGCCAAGCTGGGCACGCTCGTCGTGGTGTCCGTCTTCATCACCACGGGGCTGCTCGTGGTGGCGCTGCGGACCCGGACCGAGTTCCAGTTCATCACCGTGTTCTCGGTGATCGCGACGCTGCTGATAACCCAGTTCGTGGCACACGGGCTGACCGCGCCGCTGGACGAGATGCGGGCGGTGGCCCGGTCGATCTCGCACGGCGACTACACGGGCCGGGTCAGCGGGGCGGGGCGCCGGGACGAGTTGGGCGACCTCGCGCAGACGATCAACCGCATGGCGGACGACCTGGAGGCGGTGGACCGGCACCGCAAGGCGCTGGTCGCCAATGTGTCGCACGAGCTGCGGACCCCCATCGCGGCGCTCCGCGCGGTGCTGGAGAACGTGGTGGACGGGGTGTCGGCCGCGGATCCGGAGACCATGCGGACGGCGCTCCGGCAGACGGAGCGGCTGGGCCGGCTGGTGGAGACGCTGCTGGACCTGTCGCGGCTGGACAACGGTGTCGTGCCGCTGAAGGCGGGCCGTTTCGAGGTGTGGCCCTATCTCTCCGGCGTATTGAAGGAGGCGAACCTCGCGGCCTCGCGCCGCCGGCTCTCCTCGGGCTCGGGCAACCACTCCCGTACGGACGTCCATCTGCACCTCGACGTCTCCCCCGCCGACATGACGGCGTACGCGGACACCGAGCGGCTGCACCAGGTCGTGGCGAATCTCATCGACAACGCCGTGAAGCACAGTCCGCCGCACGGCCGGGTGACGGTGCTCGCGCGACGGGGTCCGCAACCTGAGTCCCTGGAACTCGAAGTGATCGACGAGGGCCCGGGCATCCCGGAGGCCGAGCGCCACCGTGTCTTCGAGCGGTTCAACCGGGGTCAGAACCCGTCCCCGCACGGGCCCGGCAGCGACGGTGGCACGGGACTGGGACTGGCCATCGCCCACTGGGCGGTGGATCTGCACGGTGGCCGCATCAGAGTGGCTGAATCCACACAGGGATGCCGGATTCAGATCACTCTTCCGGGGATGTCACCGGCCCGCAGTTGA
- a CDS encoding PadR family transcriptional regulator, which translates to MPPVFAHGRLRLYLLKLLDEAPRHGYEVIRLLEERFQGLYAPSAGTVYPRLAKLEAEGLVTHATEGGRKVYSITDAGRAELAGRTGELADLELEIRESVSELAAEIRDDVRGAAGKLRSDMRAAASASRHRPGSGGSGGSGGPLGDWESFIGDLGDLAKAGNLGDLTEKDAWRKAKEELRQAKQEWKEQARRAKDESRRAREEAQAARRQAKEADERAREQMRNAARQVQEHFARGDWPAGVRDGLAEITGHLAGLARTGTWPPADRPAEHPHAERAEGPESRGPGSAASASSQPDHPDHPDHPDHPGHAEHAEPRPAPDWAADVPVTGDPARDLDRLLDRFRDDIRDAARDRGVTGEQLTEARAHLAAAASRVDALLRRATPGDGGEPKDLGRA; encoded by the coding sequence ATGCCCCCTGTTTTCGCCCACGGCCGTCTCCGCCTCTACCTGCTGAAACTCCTCGACGAGGCCCCGCGCCACGGTTACGAGGTGATCCGGCTTCTGGAGGAGCGCTTCCAGGGCCTGTACGCCCCGTCCGCCGGCACGGTCTACCCCCGGCTGGCCAAGCTGGAGGCGGAGGGGCTCGTCACCCACGCGACGGAGGGGGGCCGGAAGGTGTACTCGATCACCGACGCGGGCCGCGCCGAACTGGCCGGCCGCACCGGCGAACTCGCCGATCTGGAGCTGGAGATCCGCGAGTCCGTCTCCGAGCTGGCCGCCGAGATCCGCGACGACGTCCGGGGCGCGGCCGGCAAGCTGCGCAGCGACATGCGCGCCGCCGCGTCCGCCTCCCGCCACCGGCCGGGCTCCGGCGGGTCCGGCGGGTCCGGCGGCCCCCTGGGCGACTGGGAGTCCTTCATCGGGGATCTGGGAGACCTGGCCAAGGCGGGGAACCTGGGCGACCTCACGGAGAAGGACGCCTGGCGCAAGGCCAAGGAGGAGCTGCGCCAGGCCAAGCAGGAGTGGAAGGAACAGGCCCGCCGGGCGAAGGACGAGTCACGGCGCGCCCGCGAGGAGGCGCAAGCGGCCCGCCGTCAGGCGAAGGAGGCCGACGAGCGGGCCCGCGAGCAGATGCGGAACGCCGCCCGCCAGGTGCAGGAGCACTTCGCCCGGGGCGACTGGCCCGCCGGAGTGCGCGACGGGCTCGCCGAGATCACCGGCCACCTCGCCGGCCTCGCCCGGACGGGCACCTGGCCGCCGGCCGATCGCCCCGCGGAGCACCCGCACGCGGAGAGGGCGGAGGGCCCGGAGAGCAGGGGACCCGGTTCCGCCGCCTCGGCCTCCTCCCAGCCCGATCACCCCGATCACCCCGATCACCCCGATCACCCCGGTCACGCCGAACACGCCGAGCCCCGCCCGGCTCCCGACTGGGCCGCCGACGTACCGGTCACCGGTGATCCCGCCCGCGACCTGGACCGGCTGCTGGACCGCTTCCGCGACGACATCCGCGATGCCGCACGCGACCGGGGCGTCACGGGCGAGCAGCTGACCGAGGCCCGCGCGCACCTCGCCGCGGCGGCCTCGCGCGTCGACGCGCTGCTGCGGAGGGCCACCCCGGGCGACGGGGGCGAGCCGAAGGATCTCGGAAGGGCCTGA
- a CDS encoding zinc-binding dehydrogenase codes for MFAAYAARIDRENPLNGLELGERPAPGARPGWTTVEVRAASLNHHDLWSLRGVGITEDRLPMILGCDAAGVDEDGNEVVVHSVIGQTGHGVGPKEPRSILTERYQGTFAERVSVPSWNVLPKPKELSFEQAACLPTAWLTAYRMLFTNAGVRPGDSVLVQGAGGGVATAAIVLGRAAGLRVYATSRDEAKRKRAVELGAVDAFESGARLPERVDAVIETVGAATWSHSVKSLRPGGTLVISGATSGDRPPHAELTRIFFLELKVVGSTMGSKDELEDLLAFCATTGVRPVIDAVLPLDRAREGFERMLTGEQFGKIVLTAS; via the coding sequence ATGTTCGCCGCCTACGCAGCCCGCATCGACCGCGAAAACCCCCTGAACGGCCTGGAGCTGGGCGAGCGCCCCGCCCCCGGGGCCAGGCCCGGCTGGACCACCGTCGAGGTCCGCGCCGCCTCGCTCAACCACCACGACCTCTGGTCGCTGCGCGGCGTGGGCATCACGGAGGACCGGCTGCCGATGATCCTCGGCTGCGACGCGGCAGGCGTCGACGAGGACGGCAACGAGGTCGTGGTGCACTCGGTGATCGGCCAGACCGGCCACGGCGTCGGCCCGAAGGAGCCGCGCTCCATCCTGACCGAGCGCTACCAGGGCACCTTCGCCGAACGGGTCTCCGTACCCTCCTGGAACGTCCTGCCCAAGCCGAAGGAGCTCAGCTTCGAGCAAGCCGCCTGCCTGCCGACCGCATGGCTCACCGCGTACCGGATGCTCTTCACCAACGCCGGTGTGCGCCCGGGCGATTCCGTCCTCGTACAGGGCGCGGGCGGCGGGGTCGCCACCGCCGCCATCGTCCTCGGCCGCGCGGCCGGCCTGCGGGTCTACGCGACCAGCCGGGACGAGGCGAAGCGGAAGCGCGCGGTCGAACTGGGCGCCGTCGACGCCTTCGAGTCCGGCGCCCGGCTGCCCGAACGCGTGGACGCCGTCATCGAGACGGTGGGGGCGGCCACCTGGTCCCACTCGGTGAAGTCGCTGCGCCCCGGCGGCACCCTGGTCATCTCCGGCGCCACCAGCGGCGACCGCCCCCCGCACGCCGAACTGACCAGGATCTTCTTCCTCGAACTCAAGGTCGTCGGCTCCACGATGGGCTCCAAGGACGAGCTGGAGGACCTGCTCGCCTTCTGCGCGACGACCGGCGTCCGACCGGTGATCGACGCGGTCCTGCCACTGGACCGGGCCCGCGAAGGCTTCGAACGCATGCTCACGGGCGAGCAGTTCGGCAAGATCGTACTGACCGCGTCCTGA
- a CDS encoding DUF6104 family protein, which yields MYFTDRGIEELEKRRGEEEVTFEWLAEQLRTFVDLNPDFEVPVERLATWLARLDDEDDE from the coding sequence GTGTATTTCACCGACCGTGGCATCGAGGAACTGGAGAAGCGGCGCGGCGAGGAGGAGGTCACCTTCGAGTGGCTGGCCGAGCAGCTGCGCACCTTCGTCGACCTCAACCCCGATTTCGAGGTGCCGGTCGAGCGGCTGGCGACCTGGCTGGCGCGTCTGGACGACGAAGACGACGAGTGA
- a CDS encoding multifunctional oxoglutarate decarboxylase/oxoglutarate dehydrogenase thiamine pyrophosphate-binding subunit/dihydrolipoyllysine-residue succinyltransferase subunit, with the protein MSSQSPSNSTISTDQAGPGINPAAAFGANEWLVDEIYQQYLQDPNSVDRAWWDFFADYKPGSAGTADKPGAAAPVAPAAPAAPAAPVTPAAAPAVEKAAPAPAAPAAPAKPAAAAPAAPAAPAAPVAPPQPAAPAAPKAPAAKAPAKAAPATESTGGPEYVTLRGPSAAVAKNMNASLELPTATSVRAVPVKLLFDNRIVINNHLKRARGGKISFTHLIGYAMVQALKAMPSMNYSFTEKDGKPTLVKPEHVNLGLAIDLVKPNGDRQLVVAAIKKAETLNFFEFWQAYEDIVRRARIGKLGMDDFTGVTASLTNPGGIGTVHSVPRLMPGQGLIMGVGAMDYPAEFQGTSQDTLNKLGISKVMTLTSTYDHRVIQGAASGEFLRVLAQLLLGENGFYDEIFEALRIPYEPVRWLKDIDASHDDDVTKAARVFELIHSYRVRGHVMADTDPLEYRQRKHPDLDITEHGLTLWDLERDFAVGGFAGKSMMKLRDILGVLRESYCRTTGIEFMHIQDPKQRKWLQDRVERPRSQPEREEQLRILRRLNAAEAFETFLQTKYVGQKRFSLEGGESVIPLLDAVIDSAAEARLDEVVIGMAHRGRLNVLANIVGKSYAQIFREFEGNLDPRSMHGSGDVKYHLGAEGTFTGLDGEQIKVSLAANPSHLEAVDPVLEGIARAKQDIINKGGTDFTVLPVALHGDAAFAGQGVVAETLNMSQLRGYRTGGTVHVVINNQVGFTAAPESSRSSMYATDVARMIEAPIIHVNGDDPEAVVRVARLAFEFRQAFNKDVVIDLICYRRRGHNEGDNPEFTNPQMYTLIDKKRSVRKLYTESLIGRGDITLEEAEQALQDFQGQLEKVFAEVREATSQSAAPHVREPQAAFPVAVDTSISSEVVKRIAESQVNIPEHITVHPRLMPQMQRRAASVENGTIDWGMGETLAIGSLLMEGTPVRLAGQDTRRGTFGQRHAVLVDQVTGEDYTPLLYLTEEQARYNVYDSLLSEYAAMGFEYGYSLARPESLVVWEAQFGDFVNGAQTVVDEFISSAEQKWGQTSGVTLLLPHGYEGQGPDHSSARPERFLQMCGQDNMTVAMPTLPSNYFHLLRWQVHNPHHKPLIVFTPKSMLRLKAASSKAEEFTTGGFRPVIGDASVTPENVRKVVFCAGKLYYDLDAERLKRGDTETAIIRLERLYPLPGAELQAEIAKYPNAEKYLWAQEEPANQGAWPFIALNLIDHLDLAVGADVPHNERLRRISRSHSSSPAVGSAKRHQAEQAQLVAEVFEA; encoded by the coding sequence GTGTCGTCTCAGTCCCCCAGTAACTCGACCATCTCGACCGACCAAGCAGGCCCGGGAATCAACCCGGCCGCTGCTTTCGGTGCCAATGAATGGCTCGTCGACGAGATCTATCAGCAGTACCTCCAGGATCCGAACTCCGTCGACCGTGCCTGGTGGGACTTCTTCGCCGACTACAAGCCGGGTTCCGCCGGTACGGCGGACAAGCCCGGAGCCGCAGCCCCGGTAGCGCCTGCCGCACCGGCGGCCCCTGCCGCACCGGTGACGCCGGCCGCCGCGCCCGCCGTCGAGAAGGCCGCGCCCGCGCCGGCCGCCCCGGCAGCCCCCGCGAAGCCCGCAGCCGCTGCCCCGGCCGCCCCCGCCGCCCCCGCCGCCCCGGTGGCGCCCCCGCAGCCGGCCGCGCCCGCCGCCCCGAAGGCTCCGGCCGCGAAGGCTCCCGCCAAGGCCGCTCCGGCGACCGAGTCCACCGGCGGACCCGAGTACGTGACGCTGCGCGGCCCCTCGGCCGCAGTGGCGAAGAACATGAACGCCTCGCTGGAGCTGCCCACGGCCACGTCCGTGCGCGCCGTCCCGGTGAAGCTGCTCTTCGACAACCGCATCGTCATCAACAACCACCTCAAGCGCGCCCGCGGCGGGAAGATCTCCTTCACGCACCTCATCGGGTACGCGATGGTGCAGGCCCTCAAGGCCATGCCGTCGATGAACTACTCCTTCACGGAGAAGGACGGCAAGCCGACCCTGGTCAAGCCGGAGCACGTCAACCTCGGCCTGGCCATCGACCTGGTCAAGCCGAACGGTGACCGCCAGCTCGTGGTCGCGGCCATCAAGAAGGCCGAGACGCTCAACTTCTTCGAGTTCTGGCAGGCGTACGAGGACATCGTCCGCCGCGCCCGCATCGGCAAGCTGGGCATGGACGACTTCACCGGAGTCACCGCCTCGCTGACCAACCCCGGCGGCATCGGCACCGTCCACTCGGTGCCGCGCCTGATGCCCGGTCAGGGCCTCATCATGGGCGTCGGCGCGATGGACTACCCGGCGGAGTTCCAGGGCACCTCGCAGGACACCCTGAACAAGCTCGGCATCTCGAAGGTCATGACGCTGACCTCGACCTACGACCACCGGGTCATCCAGGGTGCCGCCTCCGGCGAGTTCCTGCGCGTGCTCGCGCAGCTGCTGCTCGGCGAGAACGGCTTCTACGACGAGATCTTCGAGGCGCTGCGCATCCCCTACGAGCCGGTCCGCTGGCTCAAGGACATCGACGCCTCGCACGACGACGACGTCACCAAGGCCGCGCGGGTCTTCGAGCTGATCCACTCCTACCGGGTCCGCGGCCACGTCATGGCCGACACCGACCCGCTGGAGTACCGCCAGCGCAAGCACCCCGACCTGGACATCACCGAGCACGGCCTCACCCTGTGGGACCTGGAGCGCGACTTCGCGGTCGGCGGTTTCGCCGGCAAGTCGATGATGAAGCTCCGCGACATCCTCGGTGTGCTCCGTGAGTCGTACTGCCGCACCACCGGCATCGAGTTCATGCACATCCAGGACCCGAAGCAGCGCAAGTGGCTCCAGGACCGGGTCGAGCGTCCGCGTTCGCAGCCCGAGCGCGAGGAGCAGCTGCGGATCCTGCGCCGCCTCAACGCGGCCGAGGCGTTCGAGACCTTCCTGCAGACGAAGTACGTCGGCCAGAAGCGCTTCTCCCTGGAGGGCGGCGAGTCCGTCATCCCGCTGCTCGACGCCGTCATCGACTCCGCCGCCGAGGCCCGCCTCGACGAGGTCGTCATCGGCATGGCCCACCGCGGCCGCCTGAACGTCCTGGCGAACATCGTCGGCAAGTCGTACGCGCAGATCTTCCGCGAGTTCGAGGGCAACCTCGACCCGCGTTCGATGCACGGCTCCGGCGACGTGAAGTACCACCTGGGCGCCGAGGGCACCTTCACCGGTCTGGACGGTGAGCAGATCAAGGTCTCGCTCGCCGCGAACCCCTCGCACCTGGAGGCGGTCGACCCGGTCCTGGAGGGCATCGCCCGCGCCAAGCAGGACATCATCAACAAGGGCGGCACGGACTTCACGGTCCTGCCCGTCGCCCTGCACGGTGACGCGGCCTTCGCCGGCCAGGGTGTCGTCGCCGAGACGCTCAACATGTCGCAGCTGCGCGGCTACCGCACCGGTGGCACCGTGCACGTGGTGATCAACAACCAGGTCGGCTTCACCGCCGCCCCGGAGTCCTCGCGCTCCTCGATGTACGCCACCGACGTGGCGCGCATGATCGAGGCGCCGATCATCCACGTCAACGGTGACGACCCGGAGGCCGTGGTCCGCGTCGCGCGCCTCGCCTTCGAGTTCCGTCAGGCGTTCAACAAGGACGTCGTGATCGACCTCATCTGCTACCGCCGCCGCGGTCACAACGAGGGCGACAACCCGGAGTTCACCAACCCGCAGATGTACACCCTGATCGACAAGAAGCGTTCGGTGCGCAAGCTCTACACCGAGTCGCTCATCGGTCGCGGCGACATCACGCTGGAAGAGGCCGAGCAGGCGCTCCAGGACTTCCAGGGCCAGCTGGAGAAGGTCTTCGCGGAGGTCCGCGAAGCCACCTCGCAGTCGGCGGCCCCGCACGTCCGCGAGCCGCAGGCGGCCTTCCCCGTCGCCGTGGACACCTCCATCTCCTCCGAGGTCGTCAAGCGGATCGCCGAGTCCCAGGTCAACATCCCGGAGCACATCACGGTGCACCCGCGCCTGATGCCGCAGATGCAGCGCCGTGCCGCCTCGGTGGAGAACGGCACCATCGACTGGGGCATGGGCGAGACCCTCGCCATCGGTTCGCTGCTGATGGAGGGCACCCCGGTCCGGCTCGCCGGCCAGGACACCCGCCGCGGCACGTTCGGCCAGCGCCACGCGGTGCTGGTCGACCAGGTGACCGGCGAGGACTACACCCCGCTGCTCTACCTGACCGAGGAGCAGGCCCGTTACAACGTCTACGACTCGCTGCTCAGCGAGTACGCGGCGATGGGCTTCGAGTACGGCTACTCGCTGGCCCGCCCGGAGTCGCTGGTCGTCTGGGAGGCGCAGTTCGGTGACTTCGTCAACGGCGCGCAGACCGTCGTGGACGAGTTCATCTCCTCGGCCGAGCAGAAGTGGGGCCAGACGTCCGGTGTCACCCTGCTGCTGCCGCACGGTTACGAGGGCCAGGGACCGGACCACTCGTCCGCCCGCCCGGAGCGCTTCCTGCAGATGTGCGGCCAGGACAACATGACGGTCGCCATGCCGACGCTGCCGTCGAACTACTTCCACCTCCTGCGGTGGCAGGTGCACAACCCGCACCACAAGCCGCTGATCGTCTTCACCCCGAAGTCGATGCTCCGCCTCAAGGCGGCGTCCTCGAAGGCGGAGGAGTTCACCACCGGCGGCTTCCGCCCGGTGATCGGTGACGCGTCGGTGACGCCCGAGAACGTCCGCAAGGTCGTCTTCTGCGCCGGCAAGCTGTACTACGACCTCGACGCCGAGCGTCTGAAGCGCGGCGACACGGAGACCGCGATCATCCGTCTGGAGCGCCTGTACCCGCTGCCGGGTGCGGAGCTCCAGGCCGAGATCGCCAAGTACCCGAACGCCGAGAAGTACCTCTGGGCGCAGGAGGAGCCGGCGAACCAGGGTGCGTGGCCGTTCATCGCGCTCAACCTGATCGACCACCTGGACCTGGCCGTCGGTGCCGACGTCCCGCACAACGAGCGTCTGCGCCGCATCTCGCGGTCGCACAGCTCGTCGCCGGCCGTCGGTTCGGCCAAGCGCCACCAGGCGGAGCAGGCTCAGCTGGTCGCCGAGGTCTTCGAGGCCTGA
- a CDS encoding Clp protease N-terminal domain-containing protein — protein MFERFTKEARATVAGAVAFSQNAGEDSITEEHLLLSLLGQESGRAAFALTALGVTDRRASLEAALGEARRLGGLTKADTEALAGLGIDVGEIVARIEEEHGEGALAEEGRGRRRRSGRRPLTSGAKGVLEGSLRIAVGRGDRSIGGEHLLLALVARPGVVADVLAEHGVSYATVERALYGTGPEGGGEAAAAG, from the coding sequence ATGTTCGAGCGATTTACCAAGGAGGCCCGCGCCACCGTCGCCGGAGCCGTCGCCTTCTCCCAGAACGCGGGGGAGGACAGCATCACCGAGGAGCACCTGCTCCTCTCCCTCCTCGGCCAGGAATCGGGCCGGGCCGCGTTCGCCCTCACCGCGCTCGGCGTCACCGACCGCCGGGCCTCCCTGGAAGCGGCACTCGGCGAGGCCCGCAGGCTGGGCGGCCTGACGAAGGCGGACACGGAGGCGCTGGCCGGGCTCGGCATCGACGTCGGCGAGATCGTGGCCCGGATCGAGGAGGAGCACGGCGAGGGCGCGCTCGCGGAGGAAGGCCGGGGGCGCCGCCGCCGGTCCGGACGCAGGCCGCTCACCTCCGGCGCCAAGGGAGTGCTGGAGGGGTCCCTGCGGATCGCCGTGGGCCGGGGCGACCGCTCCATCGGCGGCGAGCACCTGCTGCTCGCGCTCGTCGCGCGGCCCGGGGTGGTGGCGGACGTCCTCGCGGAGCACGGCGTCTCGTACGCGACCGTGGAACGCGCGCTGTACGGAACCGGGCCCGAGGGCGGGGGAGAGGCCGCAGCCGCCGGCTGA
- a CDS encoding response regulator transcription factor codes for MEQTHTNHNGVAATPGAQRRVLVVEDDATIIDAIAARLRAEGFLVQTALDGPAAVDAAEAWQPDLMVLDIMLPGFDGLEVCRRVQAQRPVPVLMLTARDDETDMLVGLGVGADDYMTKPFSMRELAARVHVLLRRVERAALAAVTPRSGILRLGELEIDHAQRRVRVRADDVHLTPTEFDLLVCLANTPRAVLSREQLLAEVWDWADASGTRTVDSHIKALRRKIGAERIRTVHGVGYALETPAA; via the coding sequence ATGGAACAGACACACACCAACCACAACGGCGTCGCGGCCACCCCCGGAGCGCAGCGCCGGGTGCTGGTGGTCGAAGACGACGCCACGATCATCGATGCCATCGCCGCGCGTCTGCGGGCGGAGGGCTTCCTGGTGCAGACCGCACTGGACGGCCCGGCCGCCGTGGACGCGGCCGAGGCGTGGCAGCCCGATCTCATGGTGCTCGACATCATGCTCCCGGGCTTCGACGGCCTGGAGGTCTGCCGCCGGGTGCAGGCGCAGCGCCCGGTGCCGGTGCTGATGCTGACCGCGCGGGACGACGAGACCGACATGCTGGTCGGGCTCGGGGTCGGCGCGGACGACTACATGACCAAGCCGTTCTCCATGCGGGAGCTGGCGGCCCGGGTGCACGTACTGCTGCGCCGGGTCGAGCGGGCCGCGCTGGCCGCGGTGACGCCGCGCAGCGGGATCCTGCGCCTCGGCGAGCTGGAGATCGACCACGCGCAGCGCAGGGTCCGGGTGCGCGCCGACGACGTCCATCTGACGCCGACGGAGTTCGACCTGCTGGTCTGCCTGGCGAACACCCCGCGCGCGGTGCTCTCCCGCGAGCAGTTGCTCGCCGAGGTCTGGGACTGGGCGGACGCCTCGGGCACCCGCACGGTCGACAGCCACATCAAGGCGCTCCGCCGCAAGATCGGCGCCGAGCGCATCCGTACGGTGCACGGTGTCGGTTACGCGCTGGAGACCCCGGCAGCATGA
- a CDS encoding DUF4097 family beta strand repeat-containing protein — translation MPVSTWTVAEPLKLAFAEQVTALKVRVVNGTVNVVGSEEPEARLEVSAIDGPPLIVTLDDGVLSVTYEDLPWKSFLKWLDRNGRSRSATVTLAVPASASVEVGVVGAGAFVSGIRGRTDVRGVTGDTTLVALSGEVRGETVSGGLEAQAVTGDLRFQSVSGDLTVVEGAGTSVRAESVSGDMVLDLDASGSPTDIRLATVSGAIAIRLPHPADARVEANTASGAVSNAFEDLRVGGQWGAKKITGTLGAGTGRLKATTVSGSIALLRRPPSEDEPYVAEPTGKAL, via the coding sequence ATGCCTGTGTCGACGTGGACCGTCGCCGAGCCACTGAAACTCGCCTTCGCCGAGCAGGTGACCGCGCTCAAGGTGCGAGTCGTCAACGGTACCGTCAACGTGGTCGGCTCCGAGGAGCCCGAGGCCCGTCTGGAGGTGTCCGCCATCGACGGCCCGCCGCTGATCGTCACCCTCGACGACGGCGTCCTGTCGGTGACCTACGAGGACCTCCCCTGGAAGAGCTTCCTCAAGTGGCTCGACCGCAACGGCCGTTCCCGCAGCGCCACGGTCACCCTCGCGGTACCCGCCTCCGCGTCGGTGGAGGTCGGCGTCGTCGGCGCCGGGGCGTTCGTCTCGGGCATCCGGGGCCGTACGGACGTGCGTGGTGTCACCGGCGACACCACGCTCGTCGCACTCTCCGGGGAGGTACGCGGCGAGACGGTCTCCGGCGGCCTGGAGGCCCAGGCCGTCACCGGCGACCTGCGGTTCCAGTCGGTCTCCGGCGACCTCACCGTGGTGGAGGGCGCGGGTACCTCGGTACGCGCCGAATCCGTCAGCGGCGACATGGTGCTGGACCTCGACGCCTCCGGGTCCCCGACCGACATCCGGCTCGCCACGGTCTCCGGCGCCATCGCGATCCGGCTGCCCCACCCGGCGGACGCCCGGGTCGAGGCGAACACCGCGAGCGGCGCCGTCTCCAACGCCTTCGAAGACCTGCGGGTCGGCGGCCAGTGGGGCGCGAAGAAGATCACCGGCACGCTGGGCGCCGGTACGGGCAGGCTCAAGGCGACCACCGTGTCCGGCTCGATCGCCCTGCTGCGCCGCCCGCCGTCCGAGGACGAACCGTACGTTGCCGAGCCGACCGGAAAGGCGCTCTGA